From one Vallitalea okinawensis genomic stretch:
- a CDS encoding ABC transporter ATP-binding protein — MTKSKHLLKRFVAYYKPHWKLFALDMFCALCIALIDLAFPIITRYTLNELLPNKAVRLFFVVILAMVVIYGVRALFEFIVNYWGHILGVRMEYDMRNDLFTHLQKQSFDFYDKNRTGKIMSRVINDLFEITELAHHGPEDLFLSVFMLIGSFIILLTVQWKLAVIVYIFVPIMILFAMRQRIRMREGFKNVKKKVAKVNAQLESSLSGIRVSKSFANEEYEMDKFKEGNMEFRGSKDIAYKNMAIFMMGINVLSNALNLTVLVVGFLFILTDQMNLPDMLAFMLYINIFMQPIRRLSNFAQQFESGMTGFERFCDIMDQEPTIQDKKDAVPLEEVNGHIGFQSVSFAYNESESVLEDINLDIEAGKTLALVGPSGGGKTTLCHLIPRFYEIGAGSITVDDKDIRDLTIESLRKNIGLVSQDVFLFAGTIRDNIMYGRINATESEMMEAAKNAEIHDFIMGLQDGYDTEVGERGIRLSGGQKQRIAIARVFLKNPPILILDEATSALDNETEIKIQRALEKLSHGRTTLVIAHRLSTIKDADEIVVISPNGIEEKGNHETLLELEGIYAKLYKAQFKGFIPDEVN, encoded by the coding sequence ATGACTAAAAGCAAACATCTGTTAAAGCGTTTTGTAGCCTACTACAAACCACACTGGAAGCTTTTTGCTTTGGACATGTTTTGTGCTCTATGCATTGCGTTAATTGATCTGGCATTTCCGATTATTACCCGGTATACTCTGAATGAGTTATTACCTAATAAAGCAGTACGACTTTTTTTTGTGGTAATACTTGCTATGGTTGTAATCTATGGGGTGCGAGCTCTTTTTGAGTTCATAGTCAATTATTGGGGGCACATATTAGGCGTCCGCATGGAGTATGATATGCGTAATGATTTATTTACGCATCTGCAGAAACAATCCTTTGATTTTTATGATAAGAATAGAACGGGTAAAATCATGTCTCGTGTCATCAATGACCTCTTTGAAATAACTGAGCTGGCCCACCATGGACCTGAGGATTTATTCTTATCTGTATTCATGTTAATAGGTTCCTTTATCATCCTATTAACAGTACAGTGGAAGTTAGCAGTCATTGTTTATATTTTTGTACCCATTATGATTTTATTTGCTATGCGTCAGAGAATCCGAATGCGTGAAGGGTTTAAAAATGTAAAGAAGAAAGTGGCAAAAGTTAATGCCCAATTAGAAAGCAGTTTGTCTGGTATTAGAGTTTCCAAATCCTTTGCCAATGAAGAATATGAAATGGATAAGTTTAAGGAAGGTAACATGGAATTTAGAGGTTCTAAGGACATTGCCTATAAAAACATGGCTATCTTTATGATGGGAATAAATGTTTTGTCCAATGCTTTAAACTTGACAGTTCTTGTAGTGGGATTTTTATTCATATTAACAGATCAGATGAATCTGCCAGATATGCTAGCCTTTATGTTGTATATCAATATATTTATGCAACCTATAAGAAGGTTATCCAACTTTGCTCAGCAGTTTGAGTCAGGTATGACTGGTTTTGAGAGATTCTGTGATATCATGGATCAAGAGCCAACGATTCAAGATAAAAAGGATGCTGTACCTTTAGAAGAGGTTAATGGGCATATCGGTTTCCAATCCGTATCCTTCGCGTATAATGAGAGTGAAAGTGTTTTGGAAGACATTAATTTAGATATCGAAGCTGGAAAAACACTGGCGCTGGTTGGTCCATCTGGTGGTGGTAAGACGACATTATGTCATTTGATACCACGGTTTTATGAAATTGGAGCTGGTAGCATAACAGTGGATGATAAAGATATTAGAGACTTGACCATTGAATCCCTTCGTAAAAATATTGGTTTGGTATCTCAGGATGTGTTCTTATTTGCTGGTACCATACGTGATAATATCATGTACGGTCGTATTAATGCTACTGAGTCTGAAATGATGGAAGCGGCAAAAAATGCTGAAATTCATGATTTCATCATGGGACTACAAGATGGTTATGACACTGAAGTTGGTGAAAGAGGTATACGATTATCAGGTGGTCAGAAGCAAAGAATCGCTATTGCTAGAGTTTTCTTGAAGAATCCACCTATCTTAATTTTAGATGAAGCTACCTCAGCACTTGATAATGAAACAGAGATTAAGATTCAACGTGCATTGGAGAAGCTATCTCATGGACGAACTACACTTGTTATCGCGCACCGATTATCAACTATTAAAGATGCTGATGAGATTGTCGTTATATCGCCAAATGGCATCGAAGAAAAAGGTAATCATGAAACATTATTAGAGTTGGAAGGTATTTATGCGAAGCTTTATAAAGCGCAATTTAAAGGATTTATTCCTGATGAAGTTAATTAA
- a CDS encoding uroporphyrinogen decarboxylase family protein yields MKWTREDYIELMTFGNVERQMFVELFGPLIGLEEEWKGQGASQDQMNMIGFDFDYVPKINCGGDTFRRGGLKPTVLEETHEYIIHMDDLGRTMKLCKGKATIPLPLDYPVKDMDSWLKVKSMYQFSEDRINWDAVEAAKNAQKNGVLVRADIPGGFDEARELMGEEELCLSYYTQPELMYDIIDTISQTAYQVLDRVSDHVVIDNLSVHEDMAGKSGPLIGPNIITKFIKPYYRSVWDMLSSKGTKIFSQDSDGDMNSVIDSFLDCGVNVMYPAEPAAGMDIVKLRKKYGDRLAFKGGIDKHILRSSKDAILKELEYKMQPLMKGGGMVFGLDHRIPNGTPLENYIYYINTSREILGLPPLDGQRKGWERMAF; encoded by the coding sequence ATGAAGTGGACACGAGAAGACTATATTGAGTTAATGACTTTTGGAAACGTGGAACGTCAAATGTTTGTGGAATTATTTGGTCCACTAATAGGGCTTGAAGAAGAATGGAAGGGCCAAGGAGCATCACAGGATCAAATGAATATGATTGGGTTTGATTTTGACTATGTACCAAAGATAAATTGTGGTGGTGATACTTTTAGAAGAGGTGGATTAAAACCTACAGTACTTGAAGAAACCCATGAGTATATTATACATATGGATGACCTTGGTCGAACAATGAAGCTATGCAAGGGAAAAGCTACAATCCCTTTACCACTGGACTATCCTGTTAAAGATATGGATAGCTGGCTAAAAGTCAAGTCTATGTATCAATTTAGTGAAGATAGAATCAATTGGGATGCAGTAGAAGCTGCAAAAAATGCTCAGAAAAATGGTGTTTTAGTTAGAGCTGATATTCCTGGTGGATTCGATGAAGCTCGGGAGCTAATGGGAGAGGAAGAGTTATGCCTTAGTTATTACACTCAACCTGAACTTATGTATGATATTATAGATACTATTAGCCAAACTGCCTATCAAGTTTTAGACCGAGTCAGCGATCATGTGGTTATTGATAATTTGTCTGTACACGAAGATATGGCAGGTAAGTCTGGTCCATTAATTGGTCCAAACATCATTACAAAATTTATTAAACCCTACTACAGAAGTGTTTGGGATATGTTATCATCAAAAGGTACCAAAATCTTTAGCCAAGATAGTGATGGTGATATGAACTCCGTCATCGATTCCTTCTTAGATTGTGGTGTAAATGTTATGTATCCTGCTGAACCAGCAGCTGGTATGGATATTGTCAAACTTAGAAAAAAGTATGGAGATCGTCTAGCTTTTAAAGGTGGCATCGATAAGCATATATTGCGCAGTAGTAAGGATGCAATACTAAAAGAACTGGAATATAAGATGCAGCCTCTCATGAAAGGAGGCGGCATGGTCTTTGGATTAGACCATCGTATTCCCAATGGTACTCCTCTTGAAAATTACATCTATTATATTAATACGAGCAGAGAAATTCTTGGGCTTCCCCCTTTAGATGGTCAAAGAAAGGGCTGGGAACGTATGGCTTTTTAA
- a CDS encoding DUF2752 domain-containing protein has protein sequence MRFKKLTKQQLKDFLIPTVGILVFSWYIIHIVGSNTRCLIRGTIGIPCPGCGLTRAYDALLHGHILEAIYYHPLFLLPPIIIFILLFRKHPKINNIYNNDKLWWIIIGLFLLVYILRMVLMFPDQLPMQFNQEAIIPTIYRNLIK, from the coding sequence ATGCGGTTTAAAAAACTAACTAAGCAACAACTAAAAGATTTCTTAATTCCAACAGTGGGAATCCTAGTTTTTAGTTGGTACATTATTCATATAGTTGGTAGTAATACACGTTGTCTAATTAGAGGAACTATAGGTATTCCTTGTCCTGGTTGTGGATTAACTAGAGCTTATGATGCTCTGTTACATGGTCACATACTAGAAGCAATCTATTACCATCCTTTGTTCCTATTGCCACCAATTATTATTTTCATTTTGTTATTTAGGAAACATCCTAAAATCAATAACATTTATAACAACGATAAACTTTGGTGGATCATTATTGGGTTATTCTTGTTGGTTTATATTCTTCGGATGGTTTTAATGTTTCCAGATCAGCTACCTATGCAATTTAACCAAGAAGCAATTATTCCAACCATCTATCGGAATTTAATTAAGTAA
- a CDS encoding NifB/NifX family molybdenum-iron cluster-binding protein produces the protein MTIVAIAKERDTVASHFGHCEGFMLYYIEENSIVGNRYLKNPEHVPGFLPEFLKKNKVNIVIAGGMGSKAQELFKAHGIDVYVGVEGSLEEVINSYMSQSIISTESVCHEHAYKDQCSHHE, from the coding sequence ATGACAATAGTAGCAATTGCAAAAGAAAGAGATACTGTAGCTTCACATTTTGGGCACTGTGAAGGATTTATGCTTTATTATATAGAAGAGAATAGTATAGTGGGTAATCGTTATTTAAAGAATCCAGAACATGTACCTGGTTTTTTACCAGAGTTTTTGAAAAAGAATAAAGTTAATATAGTTATTGCTGGAGGCATGGGAAGTAAAGCGCAAGAACTTTTCAAGGCTCACGGTATAGACGTTTATGTGGGGGTAGAAGGCTCGCTAGAAGAGGTTATCAATAGTTATATGAGCCAGTCAATAATATCTACTGAAAGTGTATGTCATGAACATGCTTATAAGGACCAATGTTCGCATCATGAATAA
- a CDS encoding DUF4234 domain-containing protein — translation MYKDKVRSIPVVLILSIVTCGIYMFYWIYSISESLKHYLDDTEISPGVDVVLSILCFYPYSIYYSYKLGQKQMDAQRRAGVPVTDDTVLYVVLAVLGFFIVNQLIVQSKLNEVWNNAV, via the coding sequence ATGTATAAAGACAAAGTACGCTCTATACCAGTTGTTTTAATTTTATCAATTGTTACTTGCGGTATTTATATGTTTTACTGGATTTATTCCATAAGTGAATCCTTAAAACACTATTTAGATGACACTGAAATTAGTCCAGGTGTTGACGTCGTATTATCTATCCTTTGCTTTTACCCATACAGCATTTATTATTCCTATAAATTAGGTCAAAAACAAATGGATGCTCAAAGAAGAGCAGGTGTTCCAGTAACTGATGACACTGTACTTTACGTTGTATTAGCTGTCCTAGGTTTCTTCATTGTCAATCAGCTCATCGTTCAATCAAAATTAAATGAAGTTTGGAATAATGCGGTTTAA
- a CDS encoding AraC family transcriptional regulator, which translates to MNVINYSNLENIIPNVHTVIDRTGFKGWSVPTRTINDHELVLILEGKGSFTIEEKEYSVQPGMLFYFYPDLIHSGETRLDEPMHFLAVHFSFAFASYSGNEYTIDTSPYKLPLKPVNQLHHYYQIQQVFEHLYKTWLEKGSSYQWQSKILFQEFLFKVLYDLKNPPQNYTNVNRIKHVLNYINKHYTEHINISQLCSMVQLSRGHFTKIFKHTTGKTPVEHINQVRIEHAKDLLTSTTLPIKDLSRQIGFNDEFYFTRVFKQYEGCSPLEYRNCFSNL; encoded by the coding sequence ATGAATGTAATTAATTATAGTAATCTTGAAAATATCATCCCCAATGTTCATACCGTAATTGATAGAACAGGATTTAAAGGTTGGAGTGTACCAACTCGAACCATTAATGACCATGAATTAGTGCTCATCCTTGAGGGAAAAGGTAGTTTTACAATTGAAGAAAAAGAATATTCTGTCCAACCCGGAATGCTTTTTTACTTCTATCCAGACCTTATTCATTCTGGTGAAACACGACTTGATGAACCAATGCACTTTTTAGCTGTTCACTTTTCTTTTGCCTTTGCAAGTTATAGTGGTAATGAATATACGATTGATACCTCCCCATATAAATTACCTTTAAAACCTGTTAATCAATTGCATCATTATTATCAAATCCAACAAGTATTTGAGCATTTATATAAAACTTGGTTAGAAAAAGGTTCAAGCTACCAATGGCAATCAAAAATTCTTTTCCAGGAATTTTTATTCAAGGTCCTATATGACCTAAAAAATCCTCCACAGAACTATACAAATGTAAATAGGATTAAGCACGTCCTCAATTATATCAATAAACATTATACAGAACACATTAACATATCACAGTTATGTTCAATGGTCCAATTAAGTCGTGGTCATTTTACAAAAATATTTAAACATACCACTGGTAAAACCCCAGTTGAACACATCAATCAGGTTCGAATTGAACATGCAAAAGATTTACTCACAAGCACAACCTTACCTATTAAAGACCTGTCGAGACAAATTGGATTTAACGATGAATTTTATTTCACTAGGGTTTTCAAACAATATGAAGGATGTAGTCCCTTAGAATATAGAAACTGCTTTTCAAACTTATGA
- a CDS encoding TAXI family TRAP transporter solute-binding subunit has protein sequence MKKRNVVTLSVVCLMMVVLVGCGTVSKKQFFNITTGGTGGTYYPVGGALADVLSSNIEGLTVTAQAGNASVGNVNLLSNHETESAFVQNNVAFWAYEGQASFEGNAVDNLRGIASLYPEAIQIVALESSGITSVEDLKGKKVSVGEQGSGVEVDVKNILDVHGLTYDDMSIDYLSFTEAAQKLKDKQIDAAFVTAGYPTSSVMDVSKSRDIVIVPIAEEKVNAMIEKSPYYAQTTIPAGTYDGQDEPVNTATTMAMWVCDAEADDDLVYGMTKALWENRQKLEETHDKGKDITIDTALDGMAIPLHPGAEKYYKEQGIID, from the coding sequence ATGAAAAAAAGAAATGTAGTTACATTGAGTGTTGTGTGCCTGATGATGGTAGTATTGGTTGGATGTGGTACCGTGTCCAAAAAGCAGTTTTTTAACATCACTACTGGAGGAACAGGTGGTACATATTATCCTGTTGGTGGGGCTTTAGCAGATGTTCTATCGAGTAACATTGAAGGGCTAACAGTAACAGCCCAAGCAGGAAATGCTTCTGTAGGAAATGTTAACTTATTAAGCAATCACGAAACAGAATCAGCTTTTGTGCAAAATAATGTTGCATTCTGGGCTTATGAAGGACAAGCTTCTTTTGAGGGGAATGCAGTAGATAATTTACGTGGAATCGCAAGTCTTTATCCAGAAGCTATTCAAATTGTTGCTCTTGAGAGTTCTGGAATTACCAGTGTTGAAGATTTAAAGGGCAAAAAAGTCTCTGTAGGTGAACAAGGAAGTGGTGTTGAAGTAGATGTTAAAAATATCTTAGATGTTCATGGACTTACATACGATGATATGAGTATCGATTATTTAAGCTTTACTGAAGCGGCTCAGAAATTAAAAGATAAGCAAATTGATGCCGCCTTTGTAACAGCAGGTTACCCAACTTCAAGTGTTATGGATGTATCAAAATCAAGAGATATAGTTATTGTGCCAATAGCAGAAGAAAAGGTTAACGCAATGATAGAAAAGTCGCCTTATTACGCTCAAACAACAATCCCAGCAGGAACATATGATGGACAAGATGAACCTGTTAATACTGCTACAACAATGGCAATGTGGGTTTGTGACGCGGAAGCAGATGATGACCTTGTTTATGGAATGACGAAAGCATTATGGGAAAACCGTCAGAAGTTAGAGGAAACCCATGATAAAGGAAAAGACATTACCATTGATACAGCTTTAGATGGTATGGCTATTCCATTGCATCCTGGTGCTGAAAAGTACTATAAAGAACAAGGTATTATTGATTAG
- a CDS encoding ATP-binding protein: protein MKIVFLSGKGGTGKTTLASAFAKYFKCHVVDCDVDAPNFHLTTKIDSVHQKDFKSGYTAYIDKSLCVQCGACQQVCHFDAIHEFIVDATSCEGCKSCGLVCQSQAISYSEDTTATIYMDQLVYEKAYMSHAKMQCGADGSGKLITTLRRDMECKVTNDELVVLDGSPGIGCAVMASLTGCDLGIIVTEPSLSGKEDLKRILDLCNHFHLPVKVCINKWDLNEEITCDIIRLCEKLGIKVLGQIAFDQYVSKAINEEKNILDCTKSQAGQEILGLISEFEKEDIL from the coding sequence ATGAAAATCGTGTTTCTGAGTGGAAAGGGTGGAACAGGGAAGACAACACTGGCATCTGCCTTTGCTAAGTATTTCAAGTGTCATGTAGTTGACTGTGATGTGGATGCACCCAATTTCCATCTGACGACTAAGATAGATTCAGTACATCAAAAGGATTTTAAATCTGGATATACTGCATATATTGACAAGAGCTTATGTGTTCAATGTGGCGCATGTCAGCAAGTATGCCATTTTGACGCTATACATGAGTTTATAGTAGATGCAACCAGTTGTGAAGGGTGTAAAAGTTGTGGTTTAGTTTGTCAAAGTCAAGCCATTTCTTATAGTGAAGACACTACAGCTACTATTTATATGGATCAATTGGTGTATGAAAAAGCTTACATGAGTCATGCAAAAATGCAATGTGGTGCTGATGGATCAGGAAAATTAATAACAACCTTGAGACGTGATATGGAGTGCAAAGTTACTAATGATGAGTTGGTAGTCTTGGACGGTTCACCAGGAATTGGATGTGCTGTTATGGCTTCATTAACAGGATGTGATCTAGGTATCATTGTGACAGAGCCTTCTTTATCAGGTAAAGAAGATTTAAAAAGAATTTTAGATTTATGCAATCACTTTCATTTACCTGTTAAAGTTTGTATCAATAAGTGGGATTTAAATGAAGAGATTACCTGTGATATCATCAGACTATGTGAGAAATTAGGTATTAAAGTATTAGGGCAGATAGCTTTTGATCAATATGTTTCGAAGGCTATCAATGAAGAAAAGAATATTTTAGATTGTACAAAGAGTCAAGCAGGACAAGAAATATTAGGCTTAATAAGTGAATTTGAAAAGGAGGATATTCTATGA
- a CDS encoding TRAP transporter permease → MEEKINNDVEVDLDQVKEMDKESNYRKLVGWAGGVILSISVAMSLFQLYTSGFGLLQARLQRSIHLAFAMSLIFLLFPATKKSPKNKFTIVDVLFAIVGVVVNLYIVFNFESLAYRSGAPTTMDIIMAVLAVIVVLEAGRRVIGIDLPILGVIFLAYAYLGPYLPFLAHRGYSINRIAEYMYLTLEGIYSTPLAVAATYVFLFVLFGVLAEKTGLGQLFIDIAMAVAGKSTGGPAKVSVISSGLMGSINGSSIANTVTTGAFTIPLMKKMGYQPRFAGAVEAAASTGGQIMPPIMGAAAFIMAEFLGISYSTIIFAAIIPALLYYLAVGTMVHLEAAKHDLKGLERVPHIFNILKERGYLLVPLVVIIWQLVGGFTPLSAGFYGSLSAMIIYFIELLIVSRKEGLDLIKGIKMWLMDMRDCLSKGAISSLGVTASCAAVGFIVGTCTLTGLGLTFANKTISLAQTIVDFFAGIGLTFMATPSVHLFFTLVFTMIACTILGSGIPTTATYIILAMIAAPAIESLGVNPLAAHLFVLYFGVVADLTPPVALAAYAGAGIAGSNPFLTGFTAVKLALAGFVVPFIFVYNPVLLLQDVVLVEAIIPITTAVIGIIAMGAGAVGYLKTNAGIIERVLLFLSAFLLLIPGWKSDLAGIFLLLLIFTYQMMKKKKEVIIDMV, encoded by the coding sequence ATGGAAGAAAAAATAAACAATGATGTGGAAGTTGATCTGGACCAAGTTAAAGAAATGGATAAAGAATCAAATTATAGAAAACTAGTAGGATGGGCAGGAGGAGTTATTTTATCCATCAGTGTGGCGATGTCTTTATTTCAACTCTATACGTCCGGCTTTGGATTATTACAAGCAAGGTTACAAAGATCTATTCATCTAGCCTTTGCCATGTCTTTAATATTTTTACTATTTCCTGCTACAAAGAAATCACCAAAAAATAAATTTACGATAGTTGATGTTTTATTTGCCATCGTTGGAGTGGTAGTTAATCTCTATATTGTCTTTAATTTTGAGAGTTTAGCTTATCGGTCAGGTGCACCTACCACCATGGATATCATCATGGCAGTGTTAGCTGTAATAGTGGTATTAGAGGCAGGTAGACGTGTGATTGGGATTGATCTGCCTATATTAGGAGTTATCTTCTTAGCTTATGCTTACTTAGGACCTTACCTGCCATTTTTAGCTCATAGAGGTTATTCCATTAACCGAATTGCGGAGTACATGTATTTAACATTAGAGGGGATATACAGTACACCTCTTGCTGTCGCGGCAACCTATGTATTTCTATTCGTACTATTTGGTGTGCTGGCTGAGAAGACAGGGTTAGGACAGCTCTTTATTGATATAGCTATGGCCGTTGCAGGAAAAAGTACAGGTGGACCTGCCAAGGTTTCTGTAATCTCAAGTGGATTAATGGGTTCTATTAACGGTAGCTCCATAGCCAATACTGTTACAACCGGGGCTTTTACCATTCCTTTAATGAAGAAAATGGGTTATCAACCCCGATTCGCTGGAGCAGTTGAAGCTGCAGCATCAACTGGTGGACAAATCATGCCACCAATAATGGGGGCAGCGGCCTTCATCATGGCTGAGTTTTTAGGTATATCCTATTCAACTATTATTTTTGCAGCAATTATACCTGCATTACTCTATTATTTAGCTGTAGGCACCATGGTTCATTTAGAAGCTGCTAAGCACGACTTAAAAGGATTAGAAAGGGTTCCTCACATATTTAATATCCTAAAGGAAAGAGGTTACTTGCTCGTGCCTTTAGTTGTGATTATTTGGCAATTGGTTGGCGGCTTTACACCACTAAGTGCAGGGTTTTATGGAAGCTTATCAGCTATGATTATTTATTTTATCGAGCTTTTGATCGTAAGTAGAAAAGAAGGATTAGACTTGATAAAAGGGATAAAGATGTGGTTGATGGACATGAGAGATTGTTTAAGTAAAGGAGCCATCTCTTCATTAGGTGTAACAGCTTCATGTGCAGCTGTTGGTTTCATTGTTGGTACTTGCACATTAACTGGATTGGGGTTAACCTTTGCCAATAAGACAATCAGTTTAGCTCAAACCATTGTTGACTTTTTTGCAGGTATTGGTTTAACCTTTATGGCTACACCTAGTGTACATCTGTTCTTTACTTTAGTATTCACTATGATCGCATGTACCATATTAGGATCAGGAATACCAACAACTGCAACGTATATCATTTTAGCAATGATCGCTGCACCAGCTATTGAGAGTTTAGGTGTCAATCCATTAGCAGCTCATCTTTTCGTTCTATATTTTGGCGTAGTTGCTGACTTAACACCTCCTGTTGCTCTAGCAGCTTATGCAGGTGCTGGGATAGCTGGATCAAATCCATTCTTGACTGGTTTTACAGCTGTAAAACTAGCCTTAGCGGGTTTTGTAGTACCATTTATATTTGTGTATAACCCAGTCTTGTTACTTCAAGATGTGGTATTGGTAGAAGCCATTATTCCTATCACTACAGCTGTAATTGGTATTATAGCTATGGGGGCAGGAGCAGTAGGGTATCTAAAGACAAATGCTGGTATCATAGAAAGAGTATTACTTTTCTTGAGTGCCTTCTTATTACTTATACCTGGCTGGAAGTCAGACTTAGCAGGGATTTTCTTATTATTACTGATTTTTACTTACCAGATGATGAAAAAGAAAAAAGAAGTTATTATCGATATGGTATAA
- a CDS encoding DUF1850 domain-containing protein produces the protein MKKIKLLILIGLIIVIMYLLIPIQCFVITDLEKNHIVKVIPIIEDEIVVYRYIHSVSKTPIEEYLVAINKEIALQEVRYIDQGGAGMPEYGYGDEEFENMGDYFVIRNFNRSFEEVVINVQDKYENEFIFEDSRVFLPDVIENNKRILIKIDDLPRGQIWLTRFKGG, from the coding sequence ATGAAAAAGATTAAGTTACTCATATTAATAGGTTTAATTATAGTCATTATGTATCTTTTGATACCCATTCAATGCTTTGTTATAACGGATCTAGAAAAGAATCATATTGTTAAAGTCATTCCCATAATTGAAGATGAAATCGTTGTCTATCGTTATATCCATTCTGTTTCAAAGACACCGATCGAAGAATATTTAGTAGCCATAAACAAAGAAATAGCCTTACAAGAAGTGCGCTATATCGATCAAGGTGGGGCTGGTATGCCAGAATACGGATATGGTGATGAGGAGTTTGAGAACATGGGGGATTATTTTGTCATAAGAAATTTTAATCGAAGCTTCGAGGAAGTGGTTATTAATGTGCAAGACAAATATGAGAATGAGTTTATCTTTGAAGACTCTAGAGTCTTTTTACCGGATGTAATTGAAAATAACAAAAGAATTCTTATAAAAATTGATGACCTACCTAGAGGTCAAATTTGGTTGACGAGGTTTAAAGGGGGATAA
- a CDS encoding sensor histidine kinase, which produces MIKSLKAKLLLIYSGIMLLILFSAWFTITYFSQTYYEYRKEELMKEYGATIENIIANSNNARNDMDEALFADLSLSFEGEIIILDSTYALIYTDSFGFMRRIGNTPFDFDNVNEGVTRYSRSEFINLLNPDIKIKGVPPNAKNDNDLLLYNKIDSYGNLIIIYMPIKSIQDSVNIIQQLLYMITIIALLLISILTFIISRNIINPVIEVKNIAIKMSSLDFSQRCNQQRNDEIGELSSSINVLSDKLEVTINQLKTELKKEKSTDQLRKQFIGQVSHELQTPLSIINSYIEALMDGVITSNDEVDSSYQIIQEESEKISKIVRDLLDLSQLESGVFKVEFNDFNIGLLLDQLYYKYHELVKAKQFTFNVSGVESGYIIKGDSIRIEQAISNLIQNAIKYTNPGGQITLSMRPQNNYIQILVENTGHKIAEKDIDLIWESFYKNKNSKKEGIGLGLAIAKQIVTLHGGDYFVRNTDEGVVFGINLVR; this is translated from the coding sequence ATGATCAAGTCACTGAAGGCTAAGTTATTACTCATTTACTCAGGTATTATGTTACTCATATTATTTTCTGCTTGGTTCACCATAACATATTTCTCTCAAACCTACTATGAGTATAGAAAAGAAGAACTGATGAAAGAATATGGTGCCACCATAGAAAACATTATAGCAAATTCTAATAATGCACGTAATGACATGGATGAAGCTCTTTTTGCTGATCTTTCCCTAAGTTTTGAAGGTGAAATCATTATCCTAGATAGCACTTATGCTCTTATCTACACAGATAGTTTTGGGTTTATGCGACGGATAGGTAATACTCCTTTTGATTTCGATAACGTCAATGAGGGAGTAACACGTTATTCTAGAAGTGAATTTATCAACTTACTCAATCCAGATATAAAGATAAAGGGAGTGCCGCCTAACGCTAAAAACGATAATGACTTATTATTATATAACAAAATTGATAGCTATGGCAATCTAATCATAATATATATGCCAATAAAGTCCATACAAGATTCCGTCAATATCATTCAACAACTTTTGTACATGATAACCATTATTGCACTCTTATTAATAAGCATATTGACATTCATCATATCACGGAATATTATTAATCCCGTTATTGAAGTGAAGAATATTGCTATAAAAATGAGCAGTCTGGACTTTTCTCAGAGATGTAACCAGCAAAGAAATGATGAGATTGGTGAGCTAAGTAGCTCAATTAACGTGTTGTCTGATAAATTAGAAGTTACAATTAATCAATTAAAAACAGAACTAAAAAAGGAAAAATCTACGGATCAATTAAGAAAGCAGTTCATTGGGCAAGTTTCTCATGAGTTACAAACACCTCTATCAATCATCAATAGCTATATTGAAGCACTGATGGATGGTGTCATCACCAGTAATGATGAGGTAGATAGTAGTTATCAGATCATTCAAGAAGAGTCTGAAAAAATCAGTAAGATTGTTAGGGATTTATTAGATCTGTCACAATTAGAATCTGGTGTGTTTAAAGTAGAATTTAATGACTTTAATATAGGTTTGTTACTTGATCAACTTTATTACAAATACCATGAGCTTGTAAAAGCTAAGCAATTCACATTTAACGTATCAGGTGTGGAATCAGGCTATATCATTAAAGGTGATTCCATTCGTATCGAACAAGCTATCAGTAACTTAATTCAAAACGCCATTAAATATACAAACCCTGGAGGTCAAATAACACTAAGTATGCGACCACAGAATAACTATATACAGATCTTAGTTGAGAATACAGGTCATAAGATTGCTGAAAAGGATATTGATCTTATATGGGAGAGTTTCTACAAGAATAAAAATTCTAAAAAAGAAGGCATAGGTTTAGGTTTAGCCATAGCTAAACAAATAGTAACCCTCCATGGCGGTGATTACTTTGTTCGTAATACAGATGAAGGTGTTGTATTTGGCATCAATTTAGTACGATAA